The segment tatctgtttaaaaatattttaggaagACACTTAGTAAATCTATATAAATGCAGCAAGGCTAGATATGAGCTATCCATAATTAATGGAAGGTTTGGGCCATATGAATTATAATTAAATGGGCCGAAATAGATAATTTATTGGGATTTATGATCCAATAAAAGATTTCAAGTTGAACAAAAGCGAAACCCTTGTCGCTCGCTCTCTCCGCCTTCTTTccgcaaaaagaaaaaagaaaaagaaaactcaaaATCAGTGGATGATGGCGAAGAGAATCGGTGGAGCCGGGAAATCTAGGGACGAAGACTCGACCATCTTGGGGAGGATCTCCAACTCCGACATCGTATCTCATGGAAGACGCGCCGCCGGAGATGCCGTCGGAGTATCGAAGAAATTGCTGTGGAGCACCGGAAAAGCGGCGTGGATCGCTGGTACGACGTTTCTCATCCTCGTTGTTCCGTTGATCATCGAGATGGATCGTGAAGCTCAGCTCAACGAGATAGATCTTCAACAGGCTAGCCTCCTCGGAGCTCCGGCCCAACCTATGCAAAGGGGAGTCTAGTAAAACCCTATGAACTGAGGGTTCTTGGTGTTTTGTCTGTTTTACTAGTTACTGTTGTGGTTTTGTTGGATTTGGATTCTTATATTATTTCTTTGAATGGATTAACCCTCTAATGGACTGCTTAGACATGGATGGTGGTCTTCTTCATGTtacttttaagttttatataAGCGTATGGACGTGATTGCGTCGTTATGTTTTATTGAACACTTCGGTTTCGATGCTAGAATTATTTGGAAATAGATGCATATTCTCTGTCTAGCTTATCTTATAACTAAACTGGTGTTCTTAGAAACGATCATTCCTGTTCGAACTATTtggaaataataataatttcgtTTCATATTTTGCAAATAAAGGTTGAGATGATAAGTGGTTTGTAATTGTACTAGTGTTGGTATTGTATTATAATCGAATTCAAATTGGGAAATGCAAGTATGTGAACTGTAAATTGAAAAACTAAACTCAGACGATTATTCTGAGGTTTTTGATTCTCTATCGAACTTGGGGGTTGTGTCTTGAGTGATAACTAATGTTTATAAACATAGTGGGGACATTTGTTAGGTATCTGTTTTGATTACTTCATAAATAATCAAATGACAATGATGATTTCCACTTTGATCTCAAGATTACCATCTGCAATAAACTTTAATTTTCTAGAAGAAATTTATCATATTCCCACTATTCAATCTTTAGAAGATCTTAAGCGCCCATTACCACATCTTCCAATTAGTATGTCatttgtgatttagaaaatcatcaacaaaacataaaattaaagaaTATAGACCAGCTCTATCGGCTATAATCAATTAAAAACTGCTgttaaacaaacataaaatcaCACCAATAGTATTAAGGTTTCGAATGGTGACCATCGTCCTCTCCCgccccgcagttaacagtaacaaaaatctctacatatactatatatctatacatttttataactgttaaaagcgcaccgcagttgaaccgcttaTCCCGCACagctcaaaccgcagtcactATTCGGATACCCTCTTTCTCTTGAATTTGGATGTTTTACGAGTTTCATACATTTCAAAGAAACTAATTGTGATACCAAGTATAACCTCTAGCTCTCTGTAAAATAATAtccacattcttttttttttttaacacaaaatccACATTCTATTTTCTCCAACTAGTAAGGCGCATCAAGAAACGTATTTAAAGTTACATAGAAATTTGTAAACATCTATATTTGTGAAacaaacacaacaacaaaaattctcAGCTTTTAGTTTGAGAAGCAGAGTAAAGATTATCTCTCTCAACAATTAGTAAATTCTAAAGATGCAAATATATTAGTACTTTGCACATATGATTTGATAATATGATAATGTAGTTGATAAAAACGTAGTTAGGGGAGATCACTGGTTTTGTATTTAACTTTCTCTAATCTTCGAAGTGTTAGCTTATTTATCGACCTGTTTCCATATTTGACATGTACTTGGATCACATTAAAAAGGATTTGGATCAACAACTATACAAATTACAAAGCATATTACAATTTTCAGGCaagaaaacacaaatatattatCAGAACATAGTTTCCAGATCAATTACTCTAAGTATGTAcacaattatgaaaaataaaggCTCCTTATATTCACTAAAATTTATGTGTTTGAAATCACCATCGACGAGACCAACCGTCGTCGAAGTTCAGATGATAGCTCCGGAGATCATAGCTATACTgaatattgttattattattactctTCCGCCACAATCTCCAACGCGATTTCAACCTCAAAACAAACTGCTTCACGAGAACGCGAGGAGGTTTCCCACAACATGAGAACGCATACGCCACTATCGTAGTTTTTTCCTCTGTGTTTCCTAGCGTTACTGAAGCCGTGGTTGAGCTTCCTATCCGCTTTCCCCATGTCCGAAACTGAAGTCTCTTCAAACTCTGTTTGTCCATTAGCTTCACAGTTACTTTACTCTGTGTGTTTGATTTGTGAGAGTGAGAAAAGGTTagatgtgaagaagaagaagcaaagaaTGAGAAATATTTAAAGAGACAAGTCTGATAGAAAGAAATGTTGTGGGGTCTGCAATGTGTGGATGTAAAATTCGTGTACTAAACGTGTATGGTCAAAGAATAGTCCAAACTCCAAAGTGCATCATTCACCACCATGTATCCACTTTTTTGTCGACTATCAACATGAAAAAGttaatattgtaaaaataatTCGATATGACTCCATTGCCACTTTAATAGTTTTAGTGGATAAACGAAATCATCTATAGGCAAAACATCGTCGAGCCttataacaaagaaaaaaaaaacaataatttaaacaAGAGAAATTGCATCTAGTAGCAcaacaaaattataattaatttactGTCCATTTTCCCTCATTTTCACTCATATATGTTGTATAATGTGTAATAATGCAGTTTTACCTTTTTAATCAACCGGAACAACctgcaaaacaaaattaaatatatattagatattaTTTATTAGAATAGGTGGATGTGACTATTTGTCTGTCACAAACCTTTTAATGTATTAAATTTGTAACATGTAATAACAGAGGAAGCGtaacaatttctttttttttcttatgtgatTACAAAGCGTTCAAGTACATCTCCGCGACGGATTTTGGATGAGCATGCCAATTGTGAGGAATTTGTCGAAGAAGAGAGTCCAAGAATTTGCCGACTCTGAAAACTAAAGTTGCGACGATGGCATTGCGGCTCCGTGCATCCATTTTCTATTGCATGTGAGATTAGATACCGCGAAGACGA is part of the Brassica rapa cultivar Chiifu-401-42 chromosome A09, CAAS_Brap_v3.01, whole genome shotgun sequence genome and harbors:
- the LOC103839212 gene encoding uncharacterized protein LOC103839212, with product MDKQSLKRLQFRTWGKRIGSSTTASVTLGNTEEKTTIVAYAFSCCGKPPRVLVKQFVLRLKSRWRLWRKSNNNNNIQYSYDLRSYHLNFDDGWSRRW
- the LOC103839213 gene encoding mitochondrial import receptor subunit TOM9-2, which codes for MMAKRIGGAGKSRDEDSTILGRISNSDIVSHGRRAAGDAVGVSKKLLWSTGKAAWIAGTTFLILVVPLIIEMDREAQLNEIDLQQASLLGAPAQPMQRGV